A genomic window from Glaciihabitans sp. INWT7 includes:
- a CDS encoding pyrimidine reductase family protein: MGVQIDCLFPSPGSDLSDDALSELFGREDRSAAWLRVNFVSSVDGASTVDGLSGALGGEADHRVFDLLRELTDVVIVGAGTVRGEGYGPMVLPPASVERRVSRGLAPHPVFAIVSNRLDLDPSSRIFTEAPVRPIVVMTDAAPRDRRDALSAVADILIAGDSQLDPARLVAGLAERGLTQQHCEGGPSLFGALLAAGAVDELCLTVSPQLVAGEAGRIITGDLSSPRDLALGHVLASGDTLLLRYELR, from the coding sequence ATGGGCGTGCAGATCGATTGCCTGTTCCCCTCGCCGGGATCCGACCTCTCCGACGACGCCCTCTCGGAGCTCTTCGGGCGGGAGGATCGTTCGGCGGCCTGGCTGCGGGTCAATTTCGTCTCCAGTGTCGACGGCGCCTCGACGGTGGACGGGCTCTCCGGCGCACTCGGCGGTGAGGCCGATCACCGGGTCTTTGACTTGTTGAGAGAGCTCACCGACGTCGTGATCGTCGGGGCAGGCACGGTGCGCGGGGAAGGTTACGGACCGATGGTGCTGCCGCCCGCATCGGTCGAGCGCCGCGTGTCGCGCGGGCTGGCTCCGCATCCGGTGTTCGCGATCGTGTCGAACCGCCTCGATCTCGACCCGTCCTCGCGCATCTTCACCGAGGCCCCAGTGCGGCCCATCGTGGTGATGACGGATGCCGCGCCCCGGGATCGCCGGGATGCGCTGTCCGCCGTTGCCGACATCCTGATCGCAGGGGACTCGCAACTCGACCCCGCGCGTCTCGTCGCTGGACTGGCCGAGCGCGGACTCACTCAGCAGCACTGCGAGGGTGGCCCATCGCTCTTCGGCGCTTTGCTCGCGGCCGGCGCCGTGGACGAGCTCTGCCTCACCGTAAGCCCACAGCTCGTGGCGGGGGAGGCCGGTCGCATCATCACCGGTGATCTCTCGAGCC
- the folP gene encoding dihydropteroate synthase, translating to MVNRIIGSRTFDFDRQVAVMAIINRTPDSFFDKGATFALDRAVDAALAAAAAGADWVDIGGVPFGRGEPVSLAEEIDRVVPVIAAIHARSDVVISVDTTNAEVARRSIEAGASVINDTSGFSDADMARVVAESSATLVITHSNGVPRSEPQSPQYDDVIAEVVEYLRTRVEQAEAAGIPRDRLVIDPGHDLNKNTVHTLEITRRLQEVAAIGLPTLAAVSNKDFIGEAIDREQGQRQSGSIAAAVICIMNGARIVRMHDVPAAVDAVRLTEAVLGFRQPAYARHNV from the coding sequence ATCGTGAACCGCATCATCGGAAGCCGCACTTTCGACTTCGACCGGCAGGTCGCGGTCATGGCGATCATCAACCGAACGCCGGACTCCTTCTTCGACAAGGGAGCCACTTTCGCTCTCGACCGCGCGGTGGATGCCGCGCTGGCCGCCGCCGCCGCGGGAGCCGACTGGGTGGACATCGGAGGCGTGCCATTCGGCCGGGGAGAACCGGTGAGCCTCGCGGAGGAGATCGACCGCGTCGTGCCGGTGATCGCGGCGATCCATGCGCGCAGCGACGTGGTGATCTCGGTCGATACCACCAACGCGGAGGTCGCCCGACGCAGCATCGAGGCCGGGGCATCCGTCATCAACGACACCAGCGGCTTCTCCGACGCCGACATGGCACGAGTCGTGGCGGAGAGCAGCGCGACCCTCGTGATCACCCACAGCAACGGGGTGCCGCGCAGCGAGCCGCAGAGCCCGCAATACGACGACGTGATCGCCGAGGTGGTCGAGTACCTGCGCACCCGGGTGGAGCAGGCGGAGGCCGCAGGCATCCCCCGGGATCGCCTGGTCATCGACCCGGGGCACGATCTCAACAAGAACACCGTGCACACCCTGGAGATCACCCGGCGACTGCAGGAGGTGGCGGCCATCGGGTTGCCGACGCTCGCTGCCGTGTCGAACAAGGACTTCATCGGTGAGGCCATCGACCGGGAGCAGGGGCAGCGGCAGTCCGGTTCGATCGCCGCCGCCGTCATCTGCATCATGAACGGCGCCCGGATCGTGCGGATGCACGACGTGCCCGCTGCCGTCGATGCGGTGCGGCTCACCGAAGCCGTACTGGGATTCCGCCAGCCCGCCTACGCGCGTCACAACGTCTGA
- a CDS encoding response regulator transcription factor, producing MSDGPKILIVDDEPNIRDLLTTSLRFAGFAVRAVGNGAQAISAVLEEEPDLIILDVMLPDMNGFGVTKRLRSSGYTSPILFLTAKDDTEDKITGLTVGGDDYVTKPFSLDEIVARIKAILRRTMQDEEDAIIRAGELTMDQDTHEVTIGSEQIELSPTEFKLLRYLMLNPNRVLSKAQILDHVWEYDFNGDAGIVESYISYLRRKLDQYSEEPVIQTKRGFGYMLKAARA from the coding sequence ATGAGCGATGGCCCGAAGATCCTGATTGTCGATGACGAACCGAATATCCGCGACCTGCTGACGACGAGCCTCCGGTTCGCCGGTTTCGCAGTCCGCGCCGTGGGAAATGGAGCGCAGGCCATCTCGGCCGTGCTCGAAGAGGAGCCCGACCTCATCATCCTCGACGTGATGCTGCCCGACATGAACGGGTTCGGCGTGACCAAGCGCCTCCGCTCGAGCGGCTACACCTCTCCGATTCTCTTCCTCACGGCCAAGGACGACACCGAAGACAAGATCACCGGCCTCACGGTCGGCGGCGACGACTACGTCACCAAGCCATTCAGCCTGGATGAGATCGTTGCCCGCATCAAGGCCATCCTCCGTCGCACCATGCAGGACGAAGAAGACGCGATCATCCGCGCCGGCGAACTGACAATGGACCAGGACACCCACGAGGTGACCATCGGATCGGAGCAGATCGAGCTGAGCCCGACGGAATTCAAACTGCTCCGCTACCTCATGCTCAACCCCAACCGGGTTCTCTCCAAGGCGCAGATCCTCGATCACGTCTGGGAGTACGACTTCAATGGCGACGCCGGCATCGTGGAGAGCTACATCTCCTACCTGCGTCGCAAGCTCGACCAGTACTCGGAAGAGCCGGTGATTCAGACCAAGCGCGGCTTCGGCTACATGCTCAAGGCCGCGCGGGCCTGA
- a CDS encoding cell wall metabolism sensor histidine kinase WalK, which translates to MHEKLTRWWSGVSLRTKITGVTVLLVTLGLLVAGVGTMTVLRTYLLADADAKMTKYAQAVPGYTKTGAKTCDALPGINDYYLAVLDTNGDELCNNGALTHSAPNVPSMPFNTVIKTGGVPFTVWDKEHDDQWRIVAVPRNIVDSADYVTVVVAVDLVSSDKLINQFLVIFLGFGLAVIVLGAALTRLLVTSTFTPLREVEATAAAIADGDFSQRLQGATPNTEVGRLNRSLNTMLNRIDRAFSDRARTIDQMRRFVGDASHELRTPLVSVRGYAELYRMGALQKPEDVAQAMERIEKEAIRMGELVSDLLELARIDEAKPLQLGAVDLVPIAHDAALDAMASAPKRTVSVIVAEALPSTTDAPSVPVSPAPPTGAPAATGPIRFAGAQLARLRRRQARGELTTMPIEIVAPVVDAVEQPAVVLAEENKIRQVVTNLMGNAMRFTPDDSPLEIVVSVDSARGVGVLEVVDHGEGIPPQIREKIFQRFWRADSSRTRETGGSGLGLAIVSGIIASHKGEVTVRETPGGGATFRVSLPLLPEGYTPAVAPKRD; encoded by the coding sequence ATGCACGAGAAACTCACGCGATGGTGGAGCGGCGTCTCCCTCCGCACCAAGATCACTGGCGTGACCGTGCTTCTGGTGACCCTCGGACTGCTCGTCGCCGGCGTCGGCACGATGACGGTGCTGCGCACCTACCTGCTCGCGGATGCCGACGCGAAGATGACGAAATACGCCCAGGCCGTGCCCGGGTACACCAAGACCGGCGCGAAGACCTGCGACGCGTTGCCCGGGATCAACGACTACTACCTCGCCGTGCTCGACACCAACGGCGACGAGCTGTGCAATAACGGTGCGCTCACACATTCGGCACCGAACGTGCCATCGATGCCATTCAACACCGTGATCAAGACGGGTGGTGTGCCCTTCACCGTCTGGGACAAAGAGCACGACGACCAGTGGCGCATCGTGGCGGTTCCGCGCAACATCGTCGACTCCGCGGACTACGTCACCGTCGTTGTCGCTGTCGACCTCGTGAGTTCCGACAAACTGATCAACCAGTTCCTCGTGATCTTCCTCGGCTTCGGGCTCGCGGTGATCGTGCTCGGAGCCGCTCTCACCCGCCTGCTCGTGACATCCACCTTCACGCCGCTGCGCGAGGTCGAGGCCACCGCCGCGGCGATCGCCGACGGGGACTTCAGTCAGCGGCTGCAGGGCGCCACGCCGAACACCGAGGTGGGGCGGCTCAATCGTTCGCTCAACACCATGCTCAACCGCATCGACCGGGCCTTCTCCGACCGTGCGCGCACCATCGACCAGATGCGCCGATTCGTCGGGGATGCCAGCCACGAGCTGCGCACTCCGCTCGTCTCGGTGCGCGGCTATGCCGAGCTCTATCGCATGGGCGCACTGCAGAAGCCCGAAGACGTGGCCCAGGCGATGGAACGCATCGAGAAGGAGGCGATCCGCATGGGCGAGCTCGTCTCCGACCTGCTGGAACTCGCCCGCATCGACGAGGCGAAGCCGCTGCAACTCGGCGCCGTCGACCTCGTGCCCATCGCCCATGATGCCGCCCTCGACGCGATGGCCTCCGCGCCGAAGCGCACTGTCAGTGTGATCGTCGCCGAGGCCCTACCCTCGACGACGGATGCCCCCTCCGTGCCGGTCTCTCCGGCACCTCCCACCGGCGCTCCGGCCGCGACCGGCCCGATCCGCTTCGCCGGGGCGCAGCTCGCCCGCCTCCGCCGGCGCCAGGCGCGCGGTGAGCTCACGACGATGCCGATCGAGATCGTCGCGCCCGTCGTGGACGCCGTGGAGCAACCCGCCGTCGTGCTCGCCGAAGAGAACAAGATCCGTCAGGTGGTCACGAACCTGATGGGCAACGCGATGCGCTTCACTCCGGATGACTCGCCGCTCGAGATCGTCGTGTCTGTCGACTCCGCCCGCGGGGTCGGCGTGCTCGAGGTGGTGGATCACGGGGAGGGCATCCCGCCGCAGATCCGCGAGAAGATCTTCCAGCGGTTCTGGCGGGCCGACTCGTCGCGCACCCGCGAGACCGGTGGAAGCGGACTGGGACTCGCGATCGTCTCCGGCATCATCGCCTCCCACAAGGGAGAGGTGACCGTACGGGAGACTCCCGGCGGGGGCGCCACGTTCCGGGTGAGCCTCCCGCTCCTCCCCGAGGGCTACACTCCCGCCGTCGCCCCCAAGCGCGACTGA
- a CDS encoding WXG100 family type VII secretion target: protein MTRYQVDSEAVLAATTAAKGTIGRIQGEVGALHGQLTSLQASWSGPAATAFQGAVTEWKGLEQRVEEVLAAMGTALGHAGQQYAEIEAANTRLFAH from the coding sequence ATGACGCGCTATCAGGTCGACAGCGAAGCGGTACTCGCGGCGACGACGGCGGCCAAAGGCACCATCGGTCGAATTCAGGGCGAGGTCGGCGCCCTTCACGGCCAGCTCACGAGCCTGCAGGCATCCTGGTCGGGACCCGCGGCCACTGCGTTTCAGGGTGCGGTGACCGAGTGGAAGGGCCTCGAACAGCGTGTCGAGGAGGTGCTCGCGGCCATGGGTACGGCTCTCGGCCATGCGGGCCAGCAGTATGCCGAAATCGAGGCCGCGAACACCCGGTTGTTCGCCCACTGA
- the groL gene encoding chaperonin GroEL (60 kDa chaperone family; promotes refolding of misfolded polypeptides especially under stressful conditions; forms two stacked rings of heptamers to form a barrel-shaped 14mer; ends can be capped by GroES; misfolded proteins enter the barrel where they are refolded when GroES binds) yields the protein MAKIIAFNEEARRGLERGLNILADAVKVTLGPRGRNVVLEKKWGAPTITNDGVSIAKEIELDDPYEKIGAELVKEVAKKTDDVAGDGTTTSVVLAQALVREGLRNVAAGADPISLKRGIDKAVTAVIAALVAGAKEIETKEEIAATASISAGDPEIGALIAEAIDKVGKEGVVTVEESNTFGTELELTEGMRFDKGYLSAYFVTDPERQEAVFEDPYILIVNSKVSNIKDLLPVVDKVIQSGKQLLIIAEDVDGEALATLVVNKIRGIFKSVAVKAPGFGDRRKAQLQDIAILTGGQVISEEVGLKLENATLDLLGRARKVVVTKDETTIIEGSGDAEAIAGRVKQIRAEIENTDSDYDREKLQERLAKLAGGVAVIKAGAATEVELKERKHRIEDAVRNAKAAVEEGIVAGGGVALIQAGAIAFASEALTGLTGDEATGANIVKVAVDAPLKQIALNAGLESGVVAEKVRNLPTGHGLNAATGEYVDMLLAGINDPVKVTRSALLNAASIAGLFLTTEVVVADKPEKAAAPMGDPSGGMDF from the coding sequence ATGGCAAAGATCATTGCTTTCAACGAGGAGGCCCGTCGCGGCCTCGAGCGCGGCCTCAACATCCTGGCCGACGCCGTCAAGGTGACCCTCGGCCCGCGCGGCCGCAACGTCGTTCTCGAGAAGAAGTGGGGCGCCCCCACCATCACGAACGACGGTGTCTCCATCGCCAAAGAGATCGAACTCGACGACCCCTACGAGAAGATCGGTGCGGAGCTCGTCAAAGAGGTAGCGAAGAAGACGGATGACGTCGCCGGAGACGGCACGACCACCTCCGTTGTTCTCGCCCAGGCCCTCGTGCGCGAAGGACTGCGCAACGTCGCGGCCGGCGCCGACCCGATCAGCCTCAAGCGCGGAATCGACAAGGCCGTCACGGCCGTCATCGCCGCGCTCGTCGCCGGTGCCAAGGAGATCGAGACCAAGGAAGAGATCGCGGCCACCGCATCCATCTCCGCCGGGGACCCCGAGATCGGTGCCCTCATCGCGGAAGCGATCGACAAGGTCGGCAAGGAGGGTGTTGTCACCGTCGAGGAGTCGAACACCTTCGGCACCGAGCTCGAACTCACCGAGGGAATGCGCTTCGACAAGGGTTACCTGTCGGCGTACTTCGTCACCGACCCGGAGCGTCAGGAAGCGGTCTTCGAAGACCCCTACATCCTGATCGTCAACTCCAAGGTCTCCAACATCAAGGACCTCCTCCCGGTCGTCGACAAGGTCATCCAGTCGGGCAAGCAGCTCCTCATCATCGCCGAGGACGTGGATGGCGAGGCTCTCGCGACTCTCGTCGTCAACAAGATCCGCGGCATCTTCAAGTCCGTCGCCGTCAAGGCTCCGGGCTTCGGCGACCGTCGCAAGGCGCAGCTGCAGGACATCGCCATCCTCACCGGTGGTCAGGTCATCTCCGAGGAGGTCGGACTCAAGCTCGAGAACGCCACCCTCGACCTGCTCGGCCGTGCCCGCAAGGTCGTCGTCACCAAGGACGAGACCACGATCATCGAGGGATCCGGCGACGCCGAGGCCATCGCCGGTCGCGTCAAGCAGATCCGTGCAGAGATCGAGAACACCGACTCCGACTACGACCGTGAAAAGCTCCAGGAGCGTCTCGCGAAGCTCGCCGGTGGCGTTGCAGTCATCAAGGCCGGAGCCGCGACCGAGGTCGAGCTCAAGGAGCGCAAGCACCGCATCGAGGACGCCGTTCGCAACGCGAAGGCCGCCGTCGAAGAGGGCATCGTCGCCGGTGGTGGCGTCGCCCTCATCCAGGCCGGCGCAATCGCCTTCGCCTCCGAGGCCCTCACCGGTCTCACGGGTGACGAGGCGACCGGAGCGAACATCGTCAAGGTCGCAGTGGATGCCCCGCTCAAGCAGATCGCACTCAACGCCGGTCTCGAGTCCGGCGTCGTCGCCGAGAAGGTGCGCAACCTGCCCACCGGACACGGCCTCAACGCCGCGACCGGCGAGTACGTCGACATGCTCCTCGCCGGAATCAACGACCCGGTGAAGGTCACCCGCTCGGCCCTGCTCAACGCAGCGTCGATCGCCGGCCTGTTCCTCACCACCGAGGTCGTCGTCGCTGACAAGCCCGAGAAGGCTGCAGCACCGATGGGCGACCCGTCGGGCGGCATGGACTTCTAA
- a CDS encoding DUF3048 domain-containing protein has protein sequence MGDTSARGRALLSLTLAIGLGLCMSGCVPQKTTPSASPTPSLTPTVTAPPTSVAPLRGTTVPAGSLDHASIAAKIDNLPSARPQIGLESTDLVYQELVEGGLTRYVAVWQSSIPALIGPVRSIRPMDPDIVSPLGGIICYSGGQQRFVDLMRKTPVYNAIHGQADTASTFFRTPTKAAPHNVLVKAPELLAQHADIPAPAQQFQYASAPTSTAATAGTPTAAISYAFSGVTSGSWTWDAAKAVFLRSQGTGPDLDSAGAQLSTTNVVVMRVTVTVDQNVPKTNLMGSGEAWISSGGRTVHASWTKASATDPIHLADDAGAPVLLAVGNTWIELVPTAGSVSVVAPG, from the coding sequence ATGGGGGATACGTCGGCACGGGGGCGCGCACTGCTCTCGCTGACTCTCGCGATCGGGCTCGGCCTGTGCATGTCGGGCTGCGTTCCGCAGAAGACGACGCCCTCGGCGAGCCCGACCCCGAGCCTCACACCGACGGTCACCGCGCCGCCCACCTCGGTCGCGCCACTGCGTGGAACGACAGTGCCCGCGGGATCCCTCGACCATGCATCGATCGCGGCGAAGATCGACAACCTGCCCTCGGCGCGACCGCAGATCGGCCTCGAGAGCACCGACCTCGTCTATCAGGAACTGGTCGAGGGCGGCCTCACCCGCTATGTCGCCGTCTGGCAGTCCAGCATTCCCGCCCTCATCGGTCCGGTGCGCTCCATCCGTCCGATGGATCCGGACATCGTCTCGCCGCTCGGCGGCATCATCTGCTACTCCGGCGGGCAGCAACGCTTCGTCGACCTGATGCGCAAGACTCCCGTATACAACGCCATCCATGGCCAGGCGGACACGGCGAGCACCTTCTTCCGCACCCCGACGAAGGCGGCACCCCACAACGTGCTCGTCAAGGCCCCGGAATTGCTCGCCCAGCACGCTGACATCCCCGCCCCGGCTCAGCAGTTCCAGTACGCCTCCGCCCCCACGTCGACCGCGGCTACCGCCGGGACGCCGACCGCGGCGATCAGCTACGCGTTCTCCGGTGTGACCAGCGGAAGCTGGACGTGGGATGCCGCCAAGGCCGTCTTCCTCCGGTCCCAGGGCACCGGCCCCGACCTCGACAGCGCGGGGGCGCAACTCTCCACCACGAATGTCGTCGTCATGCGGGTCACGGTGACCGTCGACCAGAACGTGCCGAAGACGAACCTGATGGGCTCCGGCGAGGCCTGGATCTCCTCCGGTGGCCGCACAGTTCACGCCAGCTGGACAAAGGCATCGGCGACGGATCCGATCCATCTCGCCGATGACGCCGGGGCGCCGGTGCTCCTCGCCGTCGGCAACACCTGGATCGAGCTGGTTCCCACGGCGGGATCCGTGTCCGTCGTCGCTCCCGGCTAG
- a CDS encoding cold-shock protein: protein MANGTVKWFNAEKGYGFITEDGGGQDVFVHYSAIDMGGYKVLEEGQKVTFEVGTGNKGPQAESVRLAQ, encoded by the coding sequence ATGGCGAACGGAACCGTCAAGTGGTTCAACGCTGAAAAGGGCTACGGCTTCATCACGGAGGACGGTGGCGGGCAGGATGTCTTCGTCCACTACTCCGCGATCGACATGGGTGGCTACAAGGTGCTCGAAGAGGGGCAGAAAGTGACCTTCGAAGTCGGCACCGGAAACAAGGGCCCGCAGGCCGAATCGGTGCGCCTGGCCCAATAG
- a CDS encoding LytR C-terminal domain-containing protein — protein sequence MANTSTDRFDSVPDDLLRTGAHRSAPKRGRGWIAFAWAALATGVLVAAGLFGLAVIRGTIDLPFATANATAAPSSTPSPTPTPTITPKIDPSLAITVLNGTTTKGLATAAGNDLVKQGWAGASEQIGSRTNAGSTDITKTVVYYSDAANEAAARAMVLSLKIGEIRLSAAYPGSPITVVLGSDYVLPAG from the coding sequence ATGGCGAACACATCGACTGACCGCTTCGACAGCGTGCCTGACGACCTGTTGCGCACCGGCGCGCACCGTTCCGCTCCGAAGCGCGGCCGCGGATGGATCGCGTTCGCCTGGGCAGCGCTCGCCACCGGCGTGCTCGTGGCCGCGGGACTGTTCGGCCTTGCGGTCATCCGGGGCACCATCGACCTCCCCTTTGCGACCGCGAACGCGACCGCAGCGCCGAGCTCGACGCCGTCCCCCACCCCGACGCCGACCATCACGCCGAAGATCGATCCTTCACTGGCGATCACCGTGCTGAACGGCACCACCACCAAGGGGCTCGCGACCGCTGCCGGGAACGACCTCGTCAAGCAGGGCTGGGCGGGAGCATCCGAGCAGATCGGATCGCGCACGAACGCCGGCTCCACCGACATCACCAAGACCGTCGTGTACTACAGCGACGCCGCGAACGAAGCGGCGGCACGCGCGATGGTGTTGTCGCTCAAGATCGGGGAGATCCGCCTCTCCGCGGCCTACCCCGGATCGCCGATCACCGTGGTGCTCGGCAGCGACTACGTGCTTCCCGCGGGCTGA
- a CDS encoding DUF3263 domain-containing protein, producing the protein MPASSERSDLPSATPEIAALPAREQSILVFERQWWSHAGAKEAAIRAEFNLPAARYYQLLNAALDLPEAILFDPLLVRRLQRLRDARTDARSARVLGTADSTPL; encoded by the coding sequence GTGCCAGCCTCATCTGAGCGGTCTGACCTGCCCTCGGCGACCCCGGAGATCGCGGCTCTTCCCGCTCGCGAACAGAGCATTCTGGTGTTCGAACGCCAGTGGTGGTCGCACGCCGGGGCGAAGGAGGCCGCAATCCGAGCGGAGTTCAACCTTCCGGCGGCCCGGTACTATCAATTGCTGAACGCGGCGCTCGACCTGCCGGAAGCCATCCTCTTCGATCCTCTCCTGGTGCGACGGCTGCAGCGACTGCGGGATGCCCGCACCGACGCGCGATCCGCCCGTGTACTCGGCACCGCCGACTCCACGCCCCTGTAA
- a CDS encoding DUF2332 domain-containing protein — translation MDTATWYRGFGELEARGQSAIYEEWALGVADDPTLIALIDELPLQKRQPNLIFACARLLGAPEADYQSLRGWLLQHWSEVVAEALARSTQTNEARRCASLLPALALIPGPLALLEVGASAGLCLFPDRYSYSYDGGTPIDPPAGPSSVQLECATTGGVPRPTEVPDVVWRAGIDLRPLAVGNADDMRWLETLVWPEQHERRARLRAAIRIAAADPPRVVRGDASELATLAAQAPHDATLVVITSAVLVYLPFAERMRLVDVVRALDARWISLEGLRGLPIVRAALPDDGGSEGRFVLALDETPLAFTGAQGQSLDWIATP, via the coding sequence ATGGACACCGCCACCTGGTACCGGGGTTTCGGCGAACTCGAGGCGCGGGGCCAGTCGGCCATCTACGAGGAGTGGGCGCTCGGTGTGGCGGATGACCCGACGCTGATCGCTCTCATCGACGAGTTGCCCCTGCAGAAGCGGCAACCCAATCTCATCTTCGCCTGCGCGCGCCTGCTCGGGGCACCGGAGGCCGACTACCAGAGCCTGCGCGGGTGGCTTCTGCAGCACTGGTCGGAGGTCGTGGCCGAGGCCCTGGCCCGCAGCACCCAGACCAATGAGGCGCGGCGGTGCGCGTCGCTCCTGCCTGCCCTTGCTCTCATCCCCGGACCCCTCGCCCTGCTCGAAGTCGGGGCGAGCGCGGGGCTCTGCCTCTTCCCCGACCGGTACAGCTACTCCTACGACGGCGGCACGCCGATCGATCCACCCGCCGGGCCGAGCTCCGTGCAGCTCGAATGCGCGACGACGGGCGGCGTGCCCCGCCCCACTGAAGTGCCGGATGTCGTCTGGCGCGCGGGCATCGACCTCCGTCCGCTCGCTGTGGGGAATGCCGACGACATGCGCTGGCTCGAGACGCTGGTCTGGCCGGAGCAGCACGAGCGCCGCGCACGGTTGCGCGCCGCCATCCGCATCGCCGCAGCGGACCCGCCGCGAGTGGTGCGGGGGGACGCCTCAGAGCTGGCGACTCTCGCAGCCCAGGCCCCGCACGACGCGACCCTCGTCGTGATCACGAGTGCCGTGCTCGTCTACCTGCCCTTCGCCGAGCGCATGCGATTAGTGGATGTGGTGCGAGCCCTAGATGCCCGTTGGATCTCGCTCGAAGGGCTGCGCGGCCTGCCCATCGTGCGCGCGGCGCTGCCTGACGACGGCGGATCCGAGGGTCGCTTCGTGCTCGCCCTCGACGAGACACCGCTCGCCTTCACCGGAGCGCAGGGCCAGTCACTCGACTGGATCGCCACTCCGTAG
- a CDS encoding GNAT family N-acetyltransferase, which yields MPECSIVQKSWSQLTLEELYSVLKLRTDVFFVEQRIDEEELDNRDQEATTEHLWIADASGAAAYLRVLVDAEATYLDARHIVGRVVVRADRRGEGLAQLLVARVMEQHGHESMLLHAQEYIAPLYAKFGFESFGEQYIEAGIPHISMYRAGR from the coding sequence ATGCCCGAATGTTCCATCGTCCAGAAATCGTGGAGTCAACTCACACTGGAGGAGCTGTACTCCGTACTCAAGCTTCGCACCGACGTCTTCTTCGTCGAGCAGCGCATCGATGAGGAAGAACTCGATAATCGCGACCAGGAGGCGACCACCGAGCACCTCTGGATTGCGGATGCTTCGGGCGCGGCCGCCTACCTGCGCGTGCTCGTCGACGCCGAAGCGACCTATCTCGACGCCCGCCACATCGTCGGGCGAGTCGTCGTGCGCGCGGATCGTCGCGGCGAGGGCCTGGCGCAGCTGCTCGTGGCCCGGGTGATGGAGCAGCACGGTCACGAGTCCATGCTTCTGCACGCTCAGGAGTACATCGCCCCGCTCTATGCCAAGTTCGGTTTCGAGAGCTTCGGCGAGCAGTACATCGAGGCCGGCATCCCTCATATCTCGATGTACCGCGCAGGGCGCTGA
- the msrB gene encoding peptide-methionine (R)-S-oxide reductase MsrB: protein MSKNTDNTQYPVAKSDSEWRAELDPTRFSILREAATERPWSGALLDEKRAGVYTCGACHAELFASNTKFDSGSGWPSFYESVNPDAVILKTDKSLFMTRTEVLCANCGSHLGHLFDDAYQTPTGDRYCMNSLSLEFTEEG from the coding sequence ATGAGCAAGAACACCGACAACACGCAGTACCCCGTCGCCAAGAGCGATTCGGAATGGCGCGCAGAACTCGACCCCACCCGATTCTCGATCCTGCGTGAGGCGGCTACGGAGCGCCCCTGGTCGGGAGCGCTGCTCGACGAGAAGCGCGCCGGGGTCTACACCTGTGGCGCCTGTCACGCCGAGCTCTTCGCCAGCAACACCAAGTTCGACTCCGGATCGGGATGGCCCAGCTTCTACGAGTCGGTCAACCCCGACGCCGTGATCCTCAAGACCGACAAGAGCCTGTTCATGACCCGCACCGAGGTGCTGTGCGCCAACTGCGGTTCGCACCTCGGGCATCTCTTCGATGACGCCTACCAGACGCCCACCGGCGACCGGTACTGCATGAACTCGCTGTCCCTCGAGTTCACGGAAGAGGGCTAG